The sequence CAAATCAAACGTCACCGTGCGCCGCGCGATTCGAAAGTTGGAACAGCTTGAAATTATCGAGCGTATCCACTACATTCGCCCTGTTATGAACGGATTAGGCGCTAACATTTACACTATTTTACCCTTTGATGACCAGTCGACTTTGACCACGCCGACAGCAGCGGACAACCCTTGTGACAGTAAGGCTGAGGACCTTGTTCCCGAAGCTGAAGATTTTTCTTCTAAATCTAAAAACATAAAGACCAATACTCTTACAGATACGTATCCTGCGGAGCCGATATCTACACCAACTAAGTTGTTTGGAAGAATGAAAAATCCATTGTCAACAACAATTGGTGACAGTTCTTTAGCCCGCCAATTATTCGGTATTTATCGTGCACTATCATTACGCATGTTGAAATTTAGCATTCATGAGCACCAAGGAGAGTTATTTGAGCAGCTGGCGATACAGGCACTTCACATTGCTGTTCAAGCGACAAAGCGTAAAATGGTCCGTAACCTTGCGGGTTATTTTGATGGTGTATACCGCAATTTGATTGATAAGGCATTGTTTGAGGATGTTTTTATGGAATATGATGTGTCGATGGAAGGATTTTGGTGAATGGTGCGCGTACGCTGCCACAATCAAGGCAACAGGATGTTAGCTAATTTAGGTGATATTACAGTTGGTGGTTCAATGGTTAAAATAGATCATCTAGCAAACTTTTTACAAGTAGCAAAAGATGCTGCATTCAAAGCACTAGGTGTGGACTAATTTTTGAATCTCCAGCGGAGGCATCCCCAAGCGCCGACCGTTGTGAGTAAGATTCTTGAGTTCGACAGACTTAGTAAAAACATAGCACGGAAAAACTTTACAGAGGAATTATTAAATCAATTTCTGCTCTTTTACCGGAAAGCACTATTAATGTAAACTTTACTATTGCAAAAGAAAGCGTAATCATCTATAGTGGAAGTAATCAGAGGATTGTTACTGTTAGGCAGGCAAAACCTGAATTGATTTAATTTATGGAAAATGTTATTTTCTATGGATTAGATTAGTTCAGGTTTTTAAATTTTTAAAGGGGAAAAGTGATGCCTATGAAAATAAAAAAAGTATTCAATAACAATGTCGTTTTAACGGAAGATGCCCATCAAGTTGAGATGGTTGTTATGGGAAGAGGTCTGTCATTCCAGAAAAAAATCGGTGACAGTATTGATACCGAAAAAATTGAAAAGACATTCACGATGCCCTCAGAAAACTTTGCCAATAAGTTAACTGAGCTACTCGACGAAATCCCATATGAAATCATGTCACTTTCAAAAGACATTATCGACCTAGCAACGAAGGAATTACAGGCAGAGTTAAATGAATCTCTTTATTTGTCATTAGCCGATCATATCCACTTTGCCTTAACAAGGTTACATGAAGGGCTGTCTATCAAAAATGCACTGATGTGGGAAGTGCAAAAGTTCTATAAAGAGGAATATCGAGTCGCATGCAAGGCATTAGATTTGATCGAAGCGAGAACTAAAGTAAGATTGCCGGAAGATGAAACGGCTTCGATTGCACTTCATTTATTTAATGCGAGGCAGGATAGTACAGGCATGGAAGAAACAATGGAAATGACGAATATTGTCAATGATGTGACAACCATTGTGAAGTATCATTATGGCATTGATTTAGGTGAGGAATCAATGAACTATAGCCGGTTTATCACGCATCTTCGCTATTTTGCTTATCGAATGCTACGTGGCGAATTAAATGATGATCACCAAGATGCATTATACGAGCAAGTGAAGAGTCAATATCCACAAGCTTATAAGTGTACGGAAAAAGTTCAAGCGTATCTAAACAAGCAGTATAAGATGGAAATGACAAAAGAAGAATTAACTTATTTTATGATTCATATCCATCGGGTTTCGTATCGGGAAAAAAAGTGAATAGTAAGTACAGGATTGTTACTGTTAGGCAGGCAAAACCTGAAGAGAAGTATAAATAGACTACTGTTTATTTGTATTCTCTTCGGGTTTTTTTATTGGAAAAGGAGGAAGAAGGATGAATAATAAAGAGTTAGGGAATAAAATTATTGAATTGGTTGGCGGGGAAGGCAATGTCAAATCGCTTGTCCATTGTGCAACACGACTAAGATTCAAGCTGGGGGACCATAGTAAGGCGGATAAAGAGGCATTGAGCAATATCCCAGATGTCATGACAGTTGTAGAAAACGGCGGACAATTCCAAGTCGTTATTGGCAATAAAGTAGGGAAAGTCCATGCGGAAATTATGAAGAATCACAATATAAGTGGTGGTGATTCTGCTGACCAAGGTGATTCTAAACAGAAAACTGGTACAATGGCGAAGGTTTTTGAATACATCTCGGGTACATTTTCACCTTTAATTCCTGCATTGGCAGGGGCAGGGATGATCAAGGCATTACTTGCGGTTCTGTCAATTTTAAATTGGATAGATGTCGAAGGCACGACCTATTCCGTATTAAATGCAGCAGCTGGTGGGGTATTTTATTTCCTACCGATATTTGTAGGTATTTCGGCAGCTAAGAAATTAAATGCCAATCCATTTGTCGGTGGAGCAATAGCAGCGGGATTGTTGGAACCGAATTTTACAGCATTATTAAGTGCGACTGGCGATGTTAGTTTCTTGAGTATTCCGCTGATTGCGTCTGATTACTCATCAACGGTCTTTCCATTATTAATTGCAATGGCGATTTATGCTCCTTTTGAACGTTTTTTGAAAAAATATACACCGGATACAATCCAGTTATTCTTTGTACCAATGGTGAGTTTATTAGTCATGGTACCTTTAACAGCACTCGTCTTTGGTCCATTTGGAGAGTATATTAGTTTAGCAATTGCGTCTGCAATTACATTTTTGTTTGGCGTATCAAGAATTCTCACAGGGATTTTAATTGCAAGTGCTTGGCCAATCCTCGTTATTTTAGGTGTGCATTGGGGTGTTGTACCTATTATCATTGACAATTTCACACGCGGTGGGGATATGATTGCACCGATTACTGGAGCAGCTGTATTTGCACAGATAGGTATTGCCTTTGGTATATATTTAAGAGTGAAAGATAAAGATTTGCGTTCCTTATCTTTTGCGGCAACATTATCAGGTCTATTTGCAGGAGTGACGGAGCCCATTCTGTACGGAATAATTTTAAGGTATAGAAAACTGCTCCCTTTATTGTTTATATCGGGTGCAGTAGGTGGGGCAATTATTGCGACGTTTGATGTAAGAGTATTTTCATTTGTATTTCCTGGATTTTTCACCATTCCAGCATTTTCACCAACAGTAGGGTATATTATCGGGATTGGTACATCCTTTATTTTAGCAACGATTTTAGCGTTTATCTTTGGTACGACAGGTAAGAGAAAAAAAGATGAGGGTACAAAAGAAAGCCCAATTATAGAAGCAACAACTAGTGAATCAAAAGAAACGTATGACTTAATAACACCGATAGAAGGTGATCTAATTCCGTTAGGAAACGTAGATGATCCAGTATTCTCAAGTGGTGTAATGGGCAAAGGTGTTGCCATTGAGCCAACGGTTGGCGTAGTTGTTGCACCATTCGATGGAAAGATAGCCACATTATTTCCGACCAAACATGCGATTGGATTAGTTAGTGAAGATGGGGCTGAGGTGCTAATTCATATCGGGCTGGATACGGTTCAGCTGGAAGGACAACATTTCGATGCACATGTCGAACAAGGTGCTGTCGTTAAAAAAGGCGATAAGCTCGTCACATTTGATATTCGAGGTATTCAAGAATCGGGTTATAGGGTAACAACGCCTGTGATTATTACGAATACGGCAAATTATTTAGATGTCATACCCGTACAATCACAGCATGTTACGTTAAATCATAAAGTTTTAACAATTGTAAAATAAAAATCGAGGAGAGATCGTTATGACAAACTTTAAAGCGCAATTTCCAAAGAACTTTTATTGGGGCGGAGCAACAGCCGCCAATCAAATTGAAGGTGGATTTGATGCAGGTGGCAAGGGATTATCAGCAGCTGACTTTGTAGAATATATTCCAAAAGATCAACGAACAAAAGACAATGCAATGGAGATTACTTCGGAACAAATACGGAAAACACTAAGTGGCGAATCAACAGCCCGTCATCCTAAGCGTGAAGGGATAGACTTTTACCATCGTTATAAAGAAGATATTGCATTACTTGCTGAAATGGGCTTCACTGCTTTTCGTCTATCCATTCATTGGTCAAGAATTTTCCCGAACGGTTATGATGAAACGCCGAATGAAGCGGGATTACAGTTTTACGACGATGTGTTTGATGAGCTAGCCAAATATAATATCGAGCCGGTTGTGACACTATCTCACTACGAGACACCTTATGGCTTAACAGAGAAATACAACGGTTGGGTTGGTCGTGAAACGGTTGACCACTTTGTACGCTATGCAGAAACGGTATTCACGCGTTACAAAGACAAAGTGAAATTATGGATGACCTTTAATGAAATTAATGTAATTACGATTAGTCCATATACGGGTGGAGGTATTTTGTCGGATCTAGAAAAAGACCCCGTGCAAGCGAAATATCAAGGTTTACATCATCAATTTGTTGCAAGCTCTCTCGCAACAAAAAAATTACATGAAATTATTCCTGGTGGGCAAATGGGGTGCATGCTTGCAAGGATGAGTCACTATCCAAACACACCAAATCCTCTGGATGTATTAAAAGCACAACAAGACAATCAAAGTAATCTATTCTATACGGATGTACATGCGCGTGGTGTATACCCAGAATATTTGGATCGTTATTTTGCTGGAAATAATATCCAGGTTATCAAAGAAGCTGGCGATGATGACATCATTAAACAATATCCGGTAGATTATATTTCAATGAGCTATTATATGTCCATGTTATCCTCTGCTTCACCAGAGGGAGAAGTAACAGAAGGAAATCTAATGAATAGTATGAAAAACCCTTACTTAGAAGCTTCAGACTGGGGATGGCAAATTGATCCGATTGGTTTACGGATTGCATTAAATGATATGTATGACCGTTATCAGTTACCGATTTTTATTGTAGAAAACGGTTTGGGTGCTTACGATAAAGTAGAAGAAGACGGTTCAATCCATGATGATTATCGGATTGATTATTTAAGAAAGCATATCGAACAGATGAAGGAAGCTGTTGGCGATGGTGTTGACTTAATGGGGTATTTATCTTGGGCACCAATTGATTTAGTGTCTATGTCAACGAGCGAAATGTCGAAGCGTTATGGCTTTGTGTATGTAGACAAAGATGATGAAGGGAATGGTACGCTAGAAAGAAGTCGTAAGGATTCTTTTGCTTGGTATAA comes from Sporosarcina sp. FSL K6-3457 and encodes:
- a CDS encoding beta-glucoside-specific PTS transporter subunit IIABC, whose translation is MNNKELGNKIIELVGGEGNVKSLVHCATRLRFKLGDHSKADKEALSNIPDVMTVVENGGQFQVVIGNKVGKVHAEIMKNHNISGGDSADQGDSKQKTGTMAKVFEYISGTFSPLIPALAGAGMIKALLAVLSILNWIDVEGTTYSVLNAAAGGVFYFLPIFVGISAAKKLNANPFVGGAIAAGLLEPNFTALLSATGDVSFLSIPLIASDYSSTVFPLLIAMAIYAPFERFLKKYTPDTIQLFFVPMVSLLVMVPLTALVFGPFGEYISLAIASAITFLFGVSRILTGILIASAWPILVILGVHWGVVPIIIDNFTRGGDMIAPITGAAVFAQIGIAFGIYLRVKDKDLRSLSFAATLSGLFAGVTEPILYGIILRYRKLLPLLFISGAVGGAIIATFDVRVFSFVFPGFFTIPAFSPTVGYIIGIGTSFILATILAFIFGTTGKRKKDEGTKESPIIEATTSESKETYDLITPIEGDLIPLGNVDDPVFSSGVMGKGVAIEPTVGVVVAPFDGKIATLFPTKHAIGLVSEDGAEVLIHIGLDTVQLEGQHFDAHVEQGAVVKKGDKLVTFDIRGIQESGYRVTTPVIITNTANYLDVIPVQSQHVTLNHKVLTIVK
- a CDS encoding helix-turn-helix domain-containing protein; translation: MTTYLKDYAHFTNTQDMDEVARRHVIKHWNEMNPTDRAVLDMIRRYSVKYGAAHLKHDTIADAIGKSNVTVRRAIRKLEQLEIIERIHYIRPVMNGLGANIYTILPFDDQSTLTTPTAADNPCDSKAEDLVPEAEDFSSKSKNIKTNTLTDTYPAEPISTPTKLFGRMKNPLSTTIGDSSLARQLFGIYRALSLRMLKFSIHEHQGELFEQLAIQALHIAVQATKRKMVRNLAGYFDGVYRNLIDKALFEDVFMEYDVSMEGFW
- the licT gene encoding BglG family transcription antiterminator LicT, whose product is MKIKKVFNNNVVLTEDAHQVEMVVMGRGLSFQKKIGDSIDTEKIEKTFTMPSENFANKLTELLDEIPYEIMSLSKDIIDLATKELQAELNESLYLSLADHIHFALTRLHEGLSIKNALMWEVQKFYKEEYRVACKALDLIEARTKVRLPEDETASIALHLFNARQDSTGMEETMEMTNIVNDVTTIVKYHYGIDLGEESMNYSRFITHLRYFAYRMLRGELNDDHQDALYEQVKSQYPQAYKCTEKVQAYLNKQYKMEMTKEELTYFMIHIHRVSYREKK
- a CDS encoding glycoside hydrolase family 1 protein → MTNFKAQFPKNFYWGGATAANQIEGGFDAGGKGLSAADFVEYIPKDQRTKDNAMEITSEQIRKTLSGESTARHPKREGIDFYHRYKEDIALLAEMGFTAFRLSIHWSRIFPNGYDETPNEAGLQFYDDVFDELAKYNIEPVVTLSHYETPYGLTEKYNGWVGRETVDHFVRYAETVFTRYKDKVKLWMTFNEINVITISPYTGGGILSDLEKDPVQAKYQGLHHQFVASSLATKKLHEIIPGGQMGCMLARMSHYPNTPNPLDVLKAQQDNQSNLFYTDVHARGVYPEYLDRYFAGNNIQVIKEAGDDDIIKQYPVDYISMSYYMSMLSSASPEGEVTEGNLMNSMKNPYLEASDWGWQIDPIGLRIALNDMYDRYQLPIFIVENGLGAYDKVEEDGSIHDDYRIDYLRKHIEQMKEAVGDGVDLMGYLSWAPIDLVSMSTSEMSKRYGFVYVDKDDEGNGTLERSRKDSFAWYKKVIESNGEQL